In the Leptolyngbya sp. SIO1E4 genome, one interval contains:
- the hypA gene encoding hydrogenase maturation nickel metallochaperone HypA encodes MHELGITHNIVAIATEHAHGAKVQRITLEIGQLTAIMPDAIRFCFDVCAQGTVLEGATLEILERPGIGQCRDCGQQLELSQPFGVCSCGSTHLDIIQGQELTIKEMETEVLCV; translated from the coding sequence ATGCACGAACTCGGAATTACCCACAACATTGTGGCGATCGCCACTGAACATGCCCACGGAGCTAAGGTGCAGCGCATCACTCTGGAGATTGGTCAGCTGACCGCCATCATGCCCGATGCCATTCGTTTTTGTTTTGACGTGTGCGCCCAGGGCACCGTGTTAGAAGGCGCCACGTTGGAGATTTTAGAGCGTCCTGGTATAGGGCAATGTCGAGACTGTGGCCAACAGCTTGAACTCAGCCAGCCCTTTGGGGTGTGCAGCTGCGGCAGCACCCACTTGGACATTATCCAGGGCCAAGAACTCACCATTAAAGAAATGGAGACGGAAGTGTTATGTGTGTAA
- the hypB gene encoding hydrogenase nickel incorporation protein HypB: MCVTCGCSDGAQVTLTRVGQQTADASSADTHTHTHTLPDGTVITHTHAGETAQSSHGAHHRHHHHHHHGASTHVPDEMHTHSPEVAAPAHNDVSTHTHTPAGPSQSAHMHAQVHGTTLTLEQNILSKNDLLAAQNRGWLKGRQITALNLVSSPGAGKTTLLVKTIQDLQADIAISVIEGDQETAQDAERIAATGCAAIQVNTGTGCHLEASMVERGLEALNPPANSLVLIENVGNLVCPALFDLGEKAKVAMLSVTEGEDKPIKYPHMFRASQVMVLTKIDLLPYVSFDVDRCLDYARQVNPELKIFQVSAVSGEGLPEWYAWLRSLASA, translated from the coding sequence ATGTGTGTAACCTGCGGCTGCTCTGACGGAGCCCAAGTCACCCTCACCCGTGTGGGACAACAGACCGCTGACGCGTCCTCAGCAGATACCCACACCCATACCCATACCCTGCCTGACGGCACGGTGATTACCCACACTCACGCTGGCGAGACGGCGCAGTCGTCCCATGGGGCACATCACCGTCATCATCATCACCACCACCATGGGGCATCCACCCATGTCCCCGATGAAATGCACACGCATTCCCCTGAGGTGGCGGCACCGGCTCATAATGACGTATCCACTCATACTCACACCCCTGCGGGGCCATCCCAGTCCGCCCATATGCATGCCCAGGTTCACGGCACCACCCTGACGCTGGAGCAAAACATCCTCTCCAAAAATGACCTGCTCGCGGCCCAAAACCGCGGCTGGCTGAAGGGGCGGCAGATTACGGCATTAAACCTGGTAAGTTCACCGGGGGCAGGAAAAACCACGCTGCTGGTCAAGACCATCCAAGACCTCCAGGCTGACATTGCCATTTCAGTGATTGAAGGGGATCAGGAAACCGCTCAAGATGCAGAGCGGATTGCCGCCACGGGCTGCGCGGCGATTCAAGTTAACACGGGGACTGGCTGTCATTTAGAAGCCTCGATGGTTGAGCGTGGGCTCGAAGCCCTCAACCCACCTGCTAATTCCCTTGTTTTGATTGAGAATGTGGGTAATCTCGTGTGCCCAGCTCTGTTTGATCTGGGGGAAAAGGCCAAGGTGGCGATGCTCTCGGTCACCGAAGGGGAAGATAAACCCATCAAGTATCCCCATATGTTCCGTGCCAGCCAGGTGATGGTGCTGACCAAAATCGACCTGTTGCCCTACGTCAGCTTTGATGTCGATCGCTGCCTCGACTATGCCCGCCAGGTCAATCCAGAACTAAAGATATTTCAGGTATCTGCAGTTTCTGGCGAAGGGTTGCCAGAGTGGTATGCCTGGCTCAGGTCCCTCGCGTCTGCTTGA
- a CDS encoding GNAT family N-acetyltransferase yields MIRNATPDDRSAISAITQAIGFELSETETVLASFDQAYSNLESPTSIWIVDDDSGIHGVAYTELERMTDRVHNLLLVAVHPDKQRQGIGTKLVAHIERLVLQANGRLLLVETMATKDFAHVRQLYERLGFDREAQISNYYADGLDKVVYSKTPTASGR; encoded by the coding sequence ATGATACGCAACGCGACTCCTGATGACCGCTCCGCAATCAGTGCGATTACCCAGGCCATAGGCTTTGAGCTATCAGAAACCGAGACTGTTCTCGCGTCATTCGACCAAGCTTATAGCAATCTCGAATCTCCAACATCCATCTGGATAGTGGACGATGATTCCGGCATTCATGGTGTCGCCTATACTGAACTCGAACGAATGACCGACAGGGTTCATAATTTGCTGCTGGTCGCCGTACATCCAGACAAACAAAGGCAAGGAATCGGCACCAAGCTCGTGGCGCATATCGAACGTTTAGTTTTGCAGGCAAACGGTCGCCTGCTTCTGGTTGAGACGATGGCAACCAAGGACTTTGCTCACGTTCGCCAACTATATGAACGGCTTGGATTCGATCGTGAGGCACAAATCAGTAATTACTACGCAGATGGACTCGACAAGGTTGTTTATTCAAAAACACCTACAGCAAGCGGCAGATAA
- a CDS encoding NADAR family protein gives MSNTNLTDISLIRSVEDLTTAIGSGSSFKYIYFWSHKGTGVGSHCLSQWYPSKFHVNNSLFYTAEHYMMYRKAILFSDKNAAAQIIEAKDPGKAKHLGREIRNFDEEIWAANRFEIVVEGNVHKFRSNPELHSFLINTKLRVLVEASPRDRIWGIGMDKVSAQSQSPFKWKGLNLLGFALMEARSRLLATAA, from the coding sequence ATGAGCAATACCAATTTGACTGATATCAGTCTAATCAGATCAGTAGAAGACTTAACTACGGCAATTGGGTCAGGTTCATCGTTTAAGTACATCTACTTCTGGAGTCACAAAGGAACCGGCGTCGGATCACATTGTCTAAGTCAGTGGTATCCATCAAAGTTCCATGTGAATAATAGTCTGTTTTATACAGCAGAGCACTACATGATGTATCGGAAGGCAATCTTGTTTTCAGATAAGAATGCTGCGGCTCAGATCATTGAAGCTAAAGACCCTGGAAAGGCGAAGCACCTCGGCAGGGAAATAAGAAATTTTGACGAAGAGATTTGGGCAGCAAATCGATTTGAAATTGTGGTTGAGGGGAATGTTCACAAATTTAGATCTAATCCGGAACTCCATTCCTTCTTAATCAACACCAAGCTGAGAGTGCTAGTAGAGGCGAGTCCGCGGGATAGGATTTGGGGAATTGGCATGGATAAAGTATCAGCTCAATCGCAAAGTCCATTTAAATGGAAAGGCCTGAATTTATTGGGCTTCGCTTTGATGGAGGCGCGCAGCAGGCTACTCGCGACTGCTGCCTAA
- a CDS encoding ATP-binding cassette domain-containing protein, producing the protein MQLLNRIYHQYGARLILEDVSLAAEPGQVVSLMGPSGCGKTTLLNLLAGLLSPTAGEVAVTATPIAYVFQEACLYPWYTTLENIALGLKAQGLNPRQQRQVAARLAATVGLADAANLYPPQLSGGMKQRVNLARAFAINPRLLLLDEPFSSLDIGVRQQLQQVVMSWVQVHQTVAIMVTHDLATAVTLGDRLLILSNRPARIIYGWQNERPPQQRDPAYVYHVLSELQAVPEVAASFGLETTVSLSRS; encoded by the coding sequence ATGCAACTGCTCAACCGGATTTATCACCAGTACGGGGCTCGACTGATTTTGGAGGATGTCAGCCTGGCGGCAGAACCGGGGCAAGTTGTCAGCCTCATGGGGCCATCGGGCTGCGGCAAAACGACACTGCTAAATTTGCTGGCCGGGTTACTGTCTCCCACGGCTGGCGAGGTGGCAGTGACGGCAACCCCGATCGCCTATGTGTTTCAAGAGGCTTGCCTGTATCCCTGGTATACCACCCTCGAAAACATTGCCCTGGGGCTAAAAGCGCAGGGCCTGAACCCCCGACAGCAACGCCAGGTCGCGGCCAGGTTGGCCGCCACTGTAGGCTTGGCCGATGCGGCCAACCTGTATCCTCCCCAGCTGAGCGGGGGCATGAAACAGCGGGTCAATCTGGCCAGGGCATTTGCCATCAACCCCCGCCTATTGCTGCTGGATGAACCCTTTAGTTCCCTCGATATTGGTGTCCGGCAGCAGCTACAGCAGGTGGTGATGAGCTGGGTGCAGGTGCATCAGACGGTTGCCATTATGGTGACCCATGACTTAGCCACAGCTGTCACCCTGGGCGATCGCCTGCTGATTTTGTCGAATCGCCCCGCCCGCATTATCTATGGCTGGCAAAATGAACGCCCGCCCCAGCAGCGAGACCCTGCCTATGTGTACCACGTGCTGTCTGAGTTACAGGCAGTGCCCGAAGTTGCTGCCAGTTTTGGCCTTGAAACCACTGTGTCACTCTCTAGGAGCTAA
- a CDS encoding carbohydrate porin: protein MSTRHLVLWSRLCRWMLGAGVGGGFFSFAGMQPGWAVAPALDFAIAAESLPHASAGDRAEGETAPLTLALTTVDNLSDVAPTDWAYQALQTLVEQYGCLQGYPDGTFRGNLPLTRYEFAAAFNTCLERLASQLTDTVSAADLETLQRLQQDFEAELSTLEAQITELEADTAELAATTFSTTTKLRGEVVFSGEQLIGGDKADGSGDDLPEALTFGSRARLNFDTSFTGQDLLRVRLDALSPSRLNAPVTGTNMTRLAFDRDTNDDLTIGKFFYRFPVSENFSLHIDATWGAYQANVSSTFNPGFASPLSGAISRFGRFNPIYYQGAPGTGITGVYDIGSSLALSVGYLGRGNETSDPDVGLFGGGYTALAQLDFRPTETVNLGVAYARSYYPAGAVAVSAGTGSRLANAPFGGNVATSADHLGLQSSLRLGPGVNLSGWAGLSFANAEDSGGQADSGDSATMLNWAVTLGLPNLGGQGNLGGFLIGQPPRVVRNTGGSEDDDTAWHLEAFYRYRVNQNVSLIPGLFVIVNPEHDSDNDAIWLASFRTVFQF, encoded by the coding sequence TTGTCTACACGTCATTTAGTTCTATGGTCTCGACTCTGCCGCTGGATGCTAGGGGCAGGGGTGGGGGGCGGATTTTTTTCATTTGCAGGAATGCAGCCAGGGTGGGCGGTGGCCCCCGCGCTCGATTTTGCGATCGCGGCAGAGTCGTTGCCTCACGCCTCCGCTGGCGATCGGGCTGAGGGGGAAACAGCGCCTTTAACCTTAGCCCTCACTACGGTTGATAATCTGTCCGATGTCGCCCCAACGGACTGGGCTTATCAGGCCCTTCAGACCTTGGTCGAGCAGTACGGTTGCCTGCAGGGATACCCCGACGGCACCTTTCGCGGTAATTTGCCCCTGACCCGCTATGAGTTTGCGGCGGCGTTCAATACTTGCTTAGAGCGTCTTGCCTCCCAACTGACCGATACCGTCAGTGCGGCTGACCTGGAAACGTTGCAGCGGCTGCAGCAAGACTTTGAGGCAGAACTCTCCACCCTGGAAGCGCAGATAACTGAGTTAGAAGCAGATACCGCTGAACTGGCCGCCACCACTTTTTCAACCACCACAAAACTCAGAGGAGAAGTGGTGTTTTCTGGAGAGCAACTGATTGGCGGAGATAAGGCCGATGGCAGCGGCGACGATCTCCCGGAGGCGTTGACCTTTGGCAGTCGAGCCCGGTTGAATTTTGATACCAGCTTTACCGGGCAAGACCTGTTGAGGGTGCGTTTGGATGCCCTGAGTCCGTCTCGACTCAATGCGCCGGTAACGGGCACCAATATGACCCGTCTCGCCTTTGACCGTGACACGAATGACGATCTCACCATTGGCAAGTTCTTCTATCGCTTTCCAGTAAGCGAGAACTTTTCTCTGCATATCGACGCTACCTGGGGGGCTTATCAAGCCAACGTTTCCAGTACCTTTAATCCAGGATTTGCCAGTCCTCTCTCTGGGGCAATTTCTCGATTTGGGCGGTTTAATCCTATCTACTACCAGGGGGCACCGGGGACGGGCATCACCGGGGTTTACGATATCGGCTCCAGCTTGGCGCTATCTGTGGGGTATCTGGGCCGAGGCAATGAGACCTCTGACCCGGATGTGGGGCTGTTTGGCGGGGGATACACGGCGCTGGCGCAACTAGATTTTCGCCCCACGGAGACGGTAAATCTCGGTGTGGCATACGCTCGCTCCTACTATCCGGCGGGGGCTGTAGCGGTCTCTGCGGGGACGGGGAGCCGGTTAGCCAATGCGCCATTTGGGGGTAACGTTGCGACCTCGGCGGATCATTTAGGACTGCAGTCAAGCCTGAGGCTGGGGCCTGGTGTGAATCTTTCCGGCTGGGCTGGGCTCAGTTTCGCCAATGCTGAAGACAGCGGAGGGCAAGCAGATTCGGGCGATTCGGCCACGATGTTGAACTGGGCGGTGACCTTGGGCCTGCCGAACCTGGGTGGACAGGGCAATCTTGGCGGGTTTCTGATCGGGCAACCACCCCGAGTCGTGCGCAACACTGGGGGCTCTGAAGATGACGACACGGCCTGGCATTTGGAGGCGTTCTATCGCTATCGCGTGAATCAAAATGTCTCCCTGATTCCAGGTCTCTTTGTGATTGTGAACCCAGAGCATGACAGCGATAACGATGCCATCTGGCTGGCGAGTTTTCGGACCGTGTTCCAGTTTTAG
- a CDS encoding GNAT family N-acetyltransferase, translating to MINIRPYETADWSRLCEIHDASRLNELGLTVGTEAFLTLEQTAKNEGLFDDKLFVAEVDNVVQGFVAYGDEELAWLYVDPKFCRKGVGRALVRHVVADSAPTIEIELLEGNTPALELYLSEGFKVIKRVEGQLVGNEEFAAVGLVLRREET from the coding sequence ATGATAAACATACGTCCTTATGAAACGGCTGACTGGTCTAGACTGTGCGAGATACATGACGCATCCCGTCTTAATGAACTAGGTTTAACCGTAGGGACAGAGGCGTTTCTTACCCTTGAGCAAACTGCTAAAAACGAAGGTCTTTTTGATGACAAGCTCTTTGTCGCAGAAGTCGATAATGTTGTGCAGGGGTTTGTTGCCTATGGAGATGAAGAACTTGCCTGGCTGTATGTTGATCCTAAGTTTTGCAGAAAAGGGGTGGGACGTGCGCTAGTTCGACATGTCGTTGCAGACTCAGCACCCACGATAGAAATTGAACTGCTTGAGGGCAATACGCCTGCTCTAGAGCTTTATCTTTCTGAAGGTTTTAAAGTTATAAAGCGCGTAGAAGGTCAGCTTGTAGGCAATGAGGAGTTTGCTGCAGTCGGTTTGGTATTGAGACGTGAAGAGACTTAA
- a CDS encoding dual specificity protein phosphatase family protein gives MYKFASASENESIVFGCARPGYSDEQVNKWIEFMHNQDIKRVCCLMTEFQLIRYTNLLETYRQTFGINRVCWTPIYDFDFAKPQTLTQQILPFLAAANQNEEKVIVHCSGGVGRTGHILAAWLVAGRGLSNQAAIAAVKKTGKNPYEAVIAAPFKGRNPWKVAAELNLLLDECSRLKDKLA, from the coding sequence ATGTACAAATTTGCTTCAGCTTCGGAGAATGAATCCATCGTATTTGGCTGTGCTCGACCGGGATATAGCGATGAGCAAGTTAACAAGTGGATTGAGTTCATGCACAATCAAGACATCAAGCGTGTCTGCTGCTTGATGACTGAGTTTCAACTCATTCGCTACACAAATCTACTTGAAACTTACCGACAGACCTTCGGAATTAACCGCGTTTGTTGGACACCAATCTACGATTTTGATTTTGCGAAGCCGCAAACTCTAACTCAACAAATTCTACCGTTCCTAGCTGCTGCCAACCAAAATGAAGAGAAAGTTATTGTTCATTGTTCTGGTGGAGTTGGACGCACAGGACATATCCTAGCCGCTTGGCTTGTAGCTGGACGAGGACTCTCCAACCAAGCCGCGATCGCAGCCGTCAAAAAAACTGGGAAAAATCCCTATGAAGCAGTTATCGCGGCCCCTTTCAAAGGTCGCAATCCCTGGAAAGTAGCTGCTGAACTCAATCTGCTGCTGGATGAGTGTAGTCGATTGAAAGATAAGTTAGCTTGA
- a CDS encoding CPBP family intramembrane metalloprotease, protein MERPEFIGLRFDGGAQQATRDCCLTVPFDDFTSELYKVIIMKQGIAIAFDKLTLEIWLLFIGFCLPSLLLYSNLLPRPFFFPVLGGFPFVVMVLYIFINRISPRKLGLSIDLPSIRKILPPTLRLLLLGGLFLALLPWVLGRPRSLYLELDYYAWYLGMSIFQEIVWRGFAFLLLERILGCRERAVIVCSASLFAFSHIYFRSILILIGTWLLGYLWGKNYWKFKSISGPTVSHYLVGFPFILLNYMGGNQSWGLL, encoded by the coding sequence ATGGAAAGGCCTGAATTTATTGGGCTTCGCTTTGATGGAGGCGCGCAGCAGGCTACTCGCGACTGCTGCCTAACGGTGCCATTCGATGACTTCACTTCTGAGTTGTATAAAGTCATTATTATGAAGCAAGGCATCGCGATCGCATTCGATAAATTGACGCTAGAAATCTGGCTATTGTTTATTGGTTTTTGCTTACCCTCGCTGCTGCTCTATTCAAATCTTCTCCCCAGGCCGTTTTTCTTTCCTGTTTTAGGCGGCTTTCCGTTCGTCGTCATGGTGCTTTATATATTCATTAACAGAATTTCTCCACGTAAATTAGGACTTTCAATAGATCTTCCATCAATACGCAAGATACTCCCCCCTACGCTGCGCTTGCTTCTGCTAGGTGGCCTCTTTTTAGCCTTACTTCCTTGGGTCTTAGGGCGTCCACGTTCTCTATACCTGGAACTCGATTACTATGCCTGGTATTTAGGCATGTCGATATTTCAGGAAATAGTATGGAGAGGGTTTGCCTTCCTGCTTCTAGAAAGGATACTAGGCTGTCGCGAGAGAGCCGTAATAGTCTGCTCTGCAAGCCTTTTTGCTTTCTCACACATTTACTTTCGCAGTATTTTAATTTTGATAGGCACCTGGCTACTGGGCTATCTATGGGGCAAAAACTATTGGAAGTTCAAAAGTATTTCTGGCCCTACAGTTTCCCACTATCTGGTAGGCTTTCCCTTTATTCTCCTAAATTATATGGGGGGTAATCAGAGTTGGGGGTTACTCTGA
- the hypE gene encoding hydrogenase expression/formation protein HypE, which translates to MTISPSKPPSSRSPRLRDKTVTLAHGSGGRAMQDLIEALFIKHFQETPPGSLEDQARIPLDELAAHGDRLAFTTDSYVVDPLFFPGSDIGALAVNGTVNDLAVSGAIPRYLTCAMILEEGLPVETLRRVVASMAAAAQQAGVAIVTGDTKVVPRGGADKLFINTAGIGIMRTGVTPAAVHIQPGDVVLVNGPVGNHGATIMVARGELSLETDLQSDCQPLNGLVDAIVSVCPEVRAMRDATRGGLATVLNEFADSAQVGIQLIEEQIPVVETVKGLCELLGLDPLYLANEGKLVVVVPPDKAETVLAAMRSHPTGTHSRIIGQVTEGQRVSLKTAFGTERIIDRLVDDQLPRIC; encoded by the coding sequence ATGACTATTTCTCCATCCAAACCTCCCTCTTCCCGATCCCCTCGCCTGCGCGATAAGACCGTTACCCTGGCCCACGGCAGCGGCGGACGCGCCATGCAGGATCTGATTGAAGCGCTGTTCATCAAGCACTTTCAGGAAACCCCTCCCGGTTCCCTAGAGGATCAGGCCCGCATTCCCCTGGATGAGCTGGCGGCTCACGGCGATCGCCTCGCCTTTACCACTGATTCCTACGTGGTTGATCCGCTGTTTTTCCCCGGCAGTGACATCGGTGCCTTGGCTGTGAACGGTACGGTCAACGACCTGGCCGTGAGCGGAGCGATTCCCCGCTACCTCACCTGCGCCATGATTCTAGAGGAAGGGCTGCCGGTGGAAACCCTGCGGCGGGTGGTGGCCAGTATGGCTGCAGCCGCGCAGCAGGCTGGGGTTGCGATCGTGACCGGAGATACCAAGGTGGTGCCGCGCGGTGGGGCTGACAAGCTGTTTATCAACACGGCGGGCATTGGCATTATGCGCACTGGCGTGACCCCGGCCGCGGTTCATATTCAGCCGGGAGATGTGGTGTTGGTGAACGGGCCGGTGGGCAACCACGGAGCCACAATTATGGTCGCCCGAGGAGAATTATCTCTAGAAACAGATTTGCAGAGCGATTGTCAGCCGCTGAACGGCTTGGTAGACGCCATTGTTTCGGTGTGTCCTGAAGTGAGGGCCATGCGGGATGCTACCCGAGGCGGGTTGGCCACGGTGTTGAATGAGTTTGCTGACAGTGCCCAGGTCGGCATTCAGCTTATTGAAGAGCAGATTCCCGTCGTGGAAACAGTGAAGGGGCTGTGCGAACTGCTGGGGTTAGACCCGCTCTATCTTGCCAACGAAGGCAAGTTGGTGGTCGTGGTGCCGCCTGATAAAGCTGAGACGGTGCTGGCGGCGATGCGATCGCACCCCACCGGTACCCACAGCCGCATCATTGGCCAAGTTACTGAAGGCCAGCGCGTCTCTCTGAAGACCGCCTTTGGCACCGAACGCATTATTGACCGACTGGTAGACGATCAGCTGCCGAGGATTTGTTAA
- a CDS encoding ABC transporter substrate-binding protein: MTCDRRRFLHLMAASTGLAVAAGCGQRSPSISGPLPSLGIGGSPILLTLPLAYLIEESSLPELVADIQFNPVRNHEQIKALLTSEQGQIAANPTMLSAGLYQQALPIQLLNVMIWGNIFVLSPDDSVTRWEDLRGKSVLIPFKGGMPEMIFRFLATQAGLQPDQDVTIQSTQDFQSTAQLLLAGQGDAGVFAEPQASSVFIRAQQENIELFYNLDFKAAWGQVTGQAARFPQAGVVALKGLVDSQPEVIDVIQTELRNSLDWIQQNPTAAAELGSKYMDIPPPVIERSLQNNLFEHVPAAEARPELEIFYESLMQVNPKLMKGQLPSAEFYGAV, translated from the coding sequence ATGACCTGCGATCGCCGTCGATTTTTACATCTCATGGCTGCCAGCACTGGGTTAGCCGTCGCCGCTGGCTGTGGTCAGCGATCGCCCTCTATCAGCGGTCCCTTACCGTCTTTGGGCATTGGCGGGTCACCCATTCTGCTCACCCTGCCCCTGGCCTACTTAATCGAAGAGAGTTCACTGCCCGAGCTTGTGGCGGATATCCAGTTCAACCCGGTGCGGAACCATGAACAAATAAAAGCCCTGTTGACCTCAGAGCAGGGGCAAATCGCCGCTAACCCGACCATGCTCTCAGCAGGGCTCTATCAACAGGCACTGCCGATCCAGCTTCTCAACGTGATGATTTGGGGCAATATCTTTGTCCTTTCTCCCGATGATTCTGTCACTCGTTGGGAAGACCTGCGCGGGAAATCCGTGTTGATTCCATTCAAAGGGGGGATGCCAGAGATGATCTTTCGGTTTCTGGCAACTCAGGCTGGACTCCAGCCTGATCAGGACGTCACGATTCAATCCACCCAAGACTTTCAGAGTACGGCCCAGCTCTTACTGGCAGGCCAGGGTGATGCTGGGGTCTTCGCTGAACCCCAGGCCAGCAGTGTGTTTATCAGAGCCCAGCAGGAGAATATTGAGCTGTTTTATAACCTCGACTTTAAAGCAGCGTGGGGACAGGTGACTGGGCAAGCAGCTCGATTTCCCCAAGCGGGGGTGGTGGCCCTCAAGGGCTTAGTGGACAGTCAGCCTGAGGTCATTGATGTCATTCAAACCGAGCTGCGCAACTCCCTCGACTGGATTCAGCAAAACCCCACTGCCGCTGCAGAACTGGGCTCAAAATATATGGACATTCCGCCCCCTGTGATTGAACGTTCTCTGCAGAACAACCTGTTTGAACATGTACCGGCGGCAGAAGCTAGACCTGAGTTAGAAATTTTCTATGAATCCCTCATGCAGGTGAACCCAAAGCTCATGAAAGGGCAACTCCCCAGTGCCGAGTTCTATGGAGCAGTTTGA
- a CDS encoding ABC transporter permease subunit, with the protein MVSKLSPPRFSPPVRQGEPSNVLRRLRAGLVGLVSLSLLLWLWQWGAEAYTPVILPPPRAVGIALQRLVLTGDVFPPIAATLFHVLAGFGLALLGGGLLGIAAGNQPLFRQAIAPIASALLGTPPIAWLVLAMVWFGLGSPNSIFTVAVTVGPIVFTGAADAIGTLNPQLLGVAQVYQLRGWVRFQALYWPYLVSQLLPLLVAGLSLAWRVAIMSEVLATPSGIGAELNTARANLDTAEVMAWIVIIILLVLASDGLLRRIQQCLLPWQQAQTLQPRLGE; encoded by the coding sequence ATGGTGTCAAAACTTTCTCCACCTCGATTCAGTCCTCCCGTTAGGCAAGGAGAGCCGTCTAATGTTCTGCGCCGTTTAAGGGCAGGGTTGGTAGGGCTGGTCTCGCTCTCGTTGCTGCTCTGGCTCTGGCAATGGGGGGCTGAGGCCTATACCCCGGTCATCTTGCCGCCCCCAAGAGCGGTGGGGATAGCCCTCCAGAGGTTGGTGTTAACCGGAGACGTATTTCCCCCCATTGCGGCCACGCTATTTCACGTATTGGCGGGATTTGGCCTAGCACTGCTGGGGGGTGGGCTACTGGGTATTGCTGCTGGCAATCAGCCCCTCTTTCGGCAGGCGATCGCCCCGATTGCCTCGGCGCTGCTAGGGACGCCGCCCATTGCCTGGTTAGTGTTGGCGATGGTGTGGTTTGGGCTGGGCAGTCCCAACTCTATCTTTACCGTGGCTGTCACTGTGGGGCCGATAGTGTTTACCGGGGCCGCCGATGCGATCGGCACCCTCAATCCTCAGCTATTGGGCGTGGCTCAGGTTTACCAACTCCGGGGCTGGGTGCGTTTTCAGGCACTCTATTGGCCCTATCTGGTTTCTCAGCTGCTGCCCTTGCTAGTGGCAGGGTTGAGCCTGGCCTGGCGAGTGGCCATTATGTCGGAAGTGTTGGCCACCCCTAGTGGCATTGGTGCCGAACTCAACACGGCCCGTGCCAACCTGGATACCGCCGAAGTTATGGCTTGGATTGTCATCATCATTCTGCTGGTGTTGGCCTCCGATGGGTTACTACGACGGATTCAGCAGTGCCTGCTGCCCTGGCAACAGGCACAGACCCTGCAGCCGCGCTTGGGGGAATAG